In Xanthocytophaga agilis, the genomic stretch TGTTTCGTGTATACTCTACGTGGCCTGGGCTATCCGCAATAATGTATTTGCGGGTAGGAGTAGAAAAATACACATGGGCAACATCAATAGTGATTCCTTGTTCACGTTCTGCAATAAGCCCATCTGTAAGTAGAGAAAGATCTACGAAGTCAAGGCCTTTACGTTGACTGGATGCTGCAATAGCCTCCAGTTTATCTTGTGGAATAGATTGGGTATCAAATAACAAACGTCCAATCAATGTACTTTTGCCATCATCTACACTTCCGGCAGTATTTAATCGTAAGATATCCATTTCGGTTCAATATGGGGTAAGCGAATGGTCTGGCTAACAGCTTCCGTATATCGGCTTGACCATTCAAACGTATTAAAAATATCCTTCTTGTTTGCGTTTTTCCATGGCTGCCTCACTACGCTTGTCATCGATACGTGCACCACGTTCAGAAATAACTGCGCTGAGAATTTCTTCTATGATGCCATCTATATTATTGGCATAGGATTCAACGGCTGCTGTACAAGTCATATCCCCTACTGTACGGAAACGAACTACCCGACGCTGAACGATTTCATCTGGTGTTGTATGAAGGAATTCTGAATATGGCCATATCATTCCATCTCTTTCAATGATTTCACGTTCGTGAGCATAATAAACAGATGGAATACCAATACCTTCTTCACGAATATAATTCCATACATCCAGTTCTGTCCAGTTACTGATTGGAAATACCCGAACATTTTCTCCAACATTTATTTTTCCATTCAGTATATCAAACAATTCTGGCCTTTGACGTTTCGCATCCCACTGACCAAATTCATCTCTTACAGAAAAAATACGTTCTTTTGCACGTGCTTTTTCCTCATCGCGGCGTGCTCCTCCAATACACGCATCCAGTTTCAGTTCTTCAATTGCATCTAATAGTGTTACCGTTTGAAGAGCATTTCGGCTGGCATATTTACCTGTTTCTTCTTTTACCTTACCCTGATTAATGCTATCCTGTACATAACGTACCTCCATATTTAAATGAAGTTCCTTGGCTAGCTGATCCCGAAACTCAATGGTTTCCGGGAAATTATGCCCTGTATCAATATGTAATAAAGGAAAAGGAATGCGTGCCGGATAAAATGCTTTCTGAGCCAGACGTACCAGTGTAATAGAATCCTTGCCACCTGAGAAAAGCAATGCTGGACGGTCAAATTGTGCGGCAACTTCACGAATAATGTAAATTGCTTCGTCTTCTAGCTGACGGGGAAATTTTCTCTTTGAGAGTACACTCATAATTCTAATGAGTAGATGTGGAATAAGTAATTAAACTATACAGTATGTTAGTATACATGCTGTATATAGATTCTTTATAGTTTCTGATTGTTGTTATTTTACAATACTGGATGAAGCTCCGTTTGGAATTTCGCTTGAGGAGGATTCATGTAAACCACATTCTTTGTGTGAGACTTCCCACCACCAGCGTCCTGCTCTCAGGTCTTCTCCTGGTTCAATTGCTCGGGTACAAGGTGCACAGCCGATGCTTTTAAAACCTTTATTGTACAGTTTGTTGTAGGGTACACGATTCTTGTCAATATATTGCTCCACTTCTTCCAGAGTCCAGGTAATCAATGGATTGTATTTGATTAATTGATTGCCTTCATCCCATTCCAGATTATGCATATGCTGGCGGTTTTCTGACTGACCTCCGCGCAAACCTGTAATCCAGATCTTCACACCCTGCAGAGCTCTTTTAAGAGGTTCTATTTTGCGAATAAAGCAACATTGCTTTCGATTTTCTACGGATTCATAGAAACTATAAGGGCCTTTCTCTGTTACAAGCTTTTCCACGGATGCCTTATCTGGAAAGTATACTTCTATATTTTGCTTGTATTTTCCCTGTGTTTCATAGAATGTTTGGTAGGTTTCTTCAAACATCCGGCCTGTGTCCAATGTAAACACACGTACAGGTAAGCGATTCTTGAAAATGATATCACTTATTACCTGATCTTCATGACCGAATGAGGTAGAAAAGGCTACCTGGCCTGGAAATAACTCTGTCAACTGTCGAATCGCCTCGGCAATAGGTTTTTCCTGTATCTGAACGGCTATGTTATCTATCTCCTGTTGCATACAAAAAAGGAAAAAATAAGGACAAATGTATTATATAATCTATGGATTTAATAGAGATTTTTGTTGTTTTTTTGTAAAAACCGTATAACAAACCAAAAAATATTGGATTTGTACTATTAGTTGTTATTGTCTACTAGTTAAATAGTAAAGACAAGGTAAAATTACGCAAGTTTTACAATGAGACAAATGAAGATGAAGTATTGAAACCGCTTGAAGGTTTATTGAATGTCAATATCCTGTAGATGAAAGCCCTTCTGTAATAGAATCCTGTACTTGTCCCTGATAACATTGCAACACTCTGGCTGGATGTGTTTGCAAAAATGCATGGTTATGAGTTGCCATCAATACAGCTGTTCCACTTTTGTTGATATCAAAAAACAGTTTCAAAATTTCTTCAGCCACTTCTGGGTCAAGATTTCCTGTAGGTTCGTCTGCAAGAAGTAATAGGGGTTCATTCAAAAGGGCTCTGGCGACCACAATACGTTGTTGTTCACCACCGGATAATTGATGTGGCATTTTATTGCCAACAGATCCCAAACCTACCTGCATAAGAACTTCTGCAATACGCTTTTTCATTTTTGCACTATCGTACCAACCCGTAGCACGTAATACAAAAATGAGGTTTTCTGTCACTGTACGATCAAAGAATAACTGAAAGTCCTGAAAAACAATGCCTAATTTCCTACGTAAGTAAGGAATATCCTTTTTTCGAATATTATGTAATTCAAAATCAGAAATAGCAATATGGCCCTGTTGCAAAGGCAAATCAGCATAAAGTGTTTTTAAGAGAGAGGTTTTGCCACTACCTGTTCTACCTATAAGATATATAAATTCTCCTTTCTGAATAGAAAAGTTTACATTATCCAGAATAGGCTTTCCTCCCTGAAATATCTGGGCGTCTTTTACACGAACTATGGGATCGTCGGAGAACATACTTTTCACTAATTGAATGAATGATTGGTTATAGGTATTGGGGTGCCTTCGACCAATCATTCATTATGCCTTTAAATGGCTAGAAGCTGTAATTTGCCAAACGGCAATTCCCGAATTACATTTTCCAATTCTGTTTCTTTGCCTGCAAGTCCATATTTCTCCAGATTTTTTAACGGACGATCTGCTCGAAAATAGGCAATGAGTACAAAGTTTTCATCACGTAGCTGAATGTAATCCGGGATTTTGGCTTTGCCTTTTACTTTAATGATATACATGAATTTAGTGTTTTACAATTTCAGATTCTGGCTATATGCAAAAATCCGTAAGAACATAGTTTATAGGAGTGTTTTGCACTATAAAGGAAACATAAAATTGTAAATCCTGATTATGCGTTTCCTTTACGATAGTCTGCCAGGAATTTTTCAAGGCCTACATCTGTCAATGGGTGTTTTAATAAAGCAAGGATTGCACTTAAAGGTCCTGTCATTACATCTGCTCCAAGTTCAGCACATTTAACAATATGCATTGGGTGGCGTACCGATGCTGCCAGAATTTCGGTTTCATAACCATAATTCTGATAGATAGTTACAATTTGCTCAATAAG encodes the following:
- the cysD gene encoding sulfate adenylyltransferase subunit CysD — encoded protein: MSVLSKRKFPRQLEDEAIYIIREVAAQFDRPALLFSGGKDSITLVRLAQKAFYPARIPFPLLHIDTGHNFPETIEFRDQLAKELHLNMEVRYVQDSINQGKVKEETGKYASRNALQTVTLLDAIEELKLDACIGGARRDEEKARAKERIFSVRDEFGQWDAKRQRPELFDILNGKINVGENVRVFPISNWTELDVWNYIREEGIGIPSVYYAHEREIIERDGMIWPYSEFLHTTPDEIVQRRVVRFRTVGDMTCTAAVESYANNIDGIIEEILSAVISERGARIDDKRSEAAMEKRKQEGYF
- a CDS encoding phosphoadenylyl-sulfate reductase; translation: MQQEIDNIAVQIQEKPIAEAIRQLTELFPGQVAFSTSFGHEDQVISDIIFKNRLPVRVFTLDTGRMFEETYQTFYETQGKYKQNIEVYFPDKASVEKLVTEKGPYSFYESVENRKQCCFIRKIEPLKRALQGVKIWITGLRGGQSENRQHMHNLEWDEGNQLIKYNPLITWTLEEVEQYIDKNRVPYNKLYNKGFKSIGCAPCTRAIEPGEDLRAGRWWWEVSHKECGLHESSSSEIPNGASSSIVK
- a CDS encoding cell division ATP-binding protein FtsE — encoded protein: MFSDDPIVRVKDAQIFQGGKPILDNVNFSIQKGEFIYLIGRTGSGKTSLLKTLYADLPLQQGHIAISDFELHNIRKKDIPYLRRKLGIVFQDFQLFFDRTVTENLIFVLRATGWYDSAKMKKRIAEVLMQVGLGSVGNKMPHQLSGGEQQRIVVARALLNEPLLLLADEPTGNLDPEVAEEILKLFFDINKSGTAVLMATHNHAFLQTHPARVLQCYQGQVQDSITEGLSSTGY
- a CDS encoding fructose-6-phosphate aldolase codes for the protein MYIIKVKGKAKIPDYIQLRDENFVLIAYFRADRPLKNLEKYGLAGKETELENVIRELPFGKLQLLAI